Proteins from a single region of Manis javanica isolate MJ-LG chromosome 5, MJ_LKY, whole genome shotgun sequence:
- the BPIFB6 gene encoding BPI fold-containing family B member 6 isoform X3 codes for MGGSQGSQGLVGCTPFRLRGSGGTMLRILFLTLCGLLTRTRADPGALLRLGTDIMNHEVQSALDESHILEKMAAEAGKKRPGMKPIKGITNLKVKDVQLPVITLNFIPGVGIFQCVSTGMTITGKSFMGGNMEIILVLNITATNRLLQDEASGLPVFKSEGCEVILVSMKTKLPSSMPPKVVNKLLDSTLRKVLPTLLCPAIDAVLVYVNRKWANLSVPTPMGQMGSVKYVLTSVPTTTASYFQVDFSPVVQLQEGTAIQLAEAGEALELPEGYAEGSSQLLLSATLLTAELALLQKSFNVNVQDKTIGELPSQTTETLAGFIPEVAEAYPKPKPLVTQIRINKPPRVTMKTGKSLLHLHGTLEMFAARRRHKAPVSLFRLETHFNLKIQYSVHENRLQMATSLDRLLSLSRVSSSIGAFREKGLTGLITDYLQEAYVPVINDLLQVGLPLPDLLDMNYNLAELDIVENALVLDLKLD; via the exons ATGGGAGGTTCCCAGGGGAGCCAGGGTCTGGTGGGCTGCACCCCATTCAGGCTCCGTGGCAGCGGAGGAACCATGCTGCGGATCCTGTTTCTGACACTCTGCGGCCTGCTGACCCGCACACGAGCTGACCCTGGGGCACTGCTGCGGTTGGGCACGGACATCATGAACCACG AGGTGCAGAGTGCCCTGGATGAGAGTCATATCCTGGAGAAGATGGCAGCTGAGGCGGGCAAGAAACGGCCAGGGATGAAACCCATCAAGGGCATCACCAA TCTGAAGGTGAAGGACGTGCAGCTGCCTGTTATCACATTGAACTTCATACCTGGGGTGGGCATTTTCCAGTGTGTGTCCACAGGTATGACCATCACTGGCAAGAG CTTCATGGGTGGGAACATGGAAATCATCTTGGTCCTGAACATCACAGCCACCAACCGGCTTCTGCAGGATGAGGCCTCGGGCCTCCCAGTGTTCAAGAGCGAGGGCTGTGAGGTCATCCTGGTCAGCATGAAGACCAAACTGCCAAGCAG CATGCCACCTAAGGTTGTCAACAAGCTCCTGGACAGCACCCTACGCAAAGTTCTCCCTACCCTG TTGTGTCCAGCCATCGATGCAGTCCTCGTGTATGTGAACAGGAAGTGGGCCAACCTGAGTG TCCCTACGCCCATGGGCCAGATGGGCTCTGTCAAATATGTCCTGACATCCGTTCCGACCACCACAGCCAGTTACTTCCAAGTGGACTTCAGT CCTGTGGTGCAGCTGCAGGAGGGCACTGCCATCCAGCTCGCTGAGGCTGGCGAGGCCCTCGAGCTCCCCGAAGGCTATGCTGAAGGCTCCTCCCAGCTGCTGCTCTCAGCCACCCTCCTCACAGCAGAGCTTGCCCTTCTGCAGAAGTCCTTCAATGTGAACGTCCAGGATAAGACG ATTGGAGAGCTGCCCTCACAAACCACGGAGACACTGGCTGGCTTCATCCCTGAA GTGGCTGAGGCGTATCCCAAGCCAAAGCCCTTGGTGACACAGATCAGGATAAACAAGCCCCCCCGGGTCACCATGAAGACAGGCAAAAGCCTGCTGCACCTCCATGGCACCCTGGAGATGTTTGCTGCGCGGCGGCGGCACAAGGCTCCTGTATCCCTCTTCCGCCTAGAAACT CACTTCAACCTGAAAATCCAATATTCAGTTCACGAGAACCGGCTGCAGATGGCCACCTCTTTGGACAG ATTGCTGAGCCTGTCCCGGGTGTCCTCGTCTATTGGTGCCTTCCGT GAGAAGGGATTGACTGGCTTAATCACCGATTACCTCCAAGAAGCCTACGTTCCAGTCATCAATG ATTTGCTCCAAGTGGGGCTCCCACTTCCCGACCTTCTGGACATGAATTACAACCTGGCAGAGCTGGACATAGTAGAG AACGCCCTGGTGCTGGACTTGAAGCTGGACTGA
- the BPIFB2 gene encoding BPI fold-containing family B member 2 — protein sequence MTRSCGLGLLLVLVLPVVSASRPGAVVRLNKAVLSYVSEIGRAPLQQALRVTVPYFLDRNGEVIQPSRIQILSVSVPHLRLKLIAGLGVHLAAEANFTFQVFRAPEPLELMLPVVLLADARVAQGSIGTPVVSISACLSLFGDAILFDGSNSTAPALLVPVQKHIKAVLRDKVCLSISNLVQDLNVHLGTLVGLNPVGPESQIRYSMINAPNITNDYISLDINAVLFLLGKPIVLPGDATPFRLPEHVGRDGAMATVGLSLDLFDSAFLLLQKAGSLNLDITGQLKSDDNPLNTSMLGQHIPEVARQFPEPMPVVLKVRLSATPTATLHADTATLRLQPFVEVLAVASNSAFQSLFSLDLAVNLTLKFSVSKVKLQGNTTVLGDIQHTVAASNVGFIDTNQMHMLMGSLFEKPLLDHLNALLGIGVALPNILNLHYASPEVFVYEGYVVISSRLFFQR from the exons ATGACTAGGTCATGTGGGCTGGGCCTGCTGCTGGTGCTCGTGCTGCCTGTGGTCAGCGCCTCCAGGCCGGGTGCTGTGGTCAGACTCAACAAGGCAGTGCTGAGCTACG TGTCTGAAATCGGGAGAGCCCCTCTCCAGCAGGCCCTGCGGGTCACTGTCCCATATTTCCTGGACCGGAATGGAGAGGTGATTCAGCCCAGCAG GATCCAGATTCTGAGTGTCTCTGTGCCCCACCTCCGCCTGAAACTCATTGCCGGTTTGGGGGTACACTTGGCAGCAGAGGCCAATTTTACTTTCCAGGTCTTTAG GGCCCCAGAACCCCTGGAGCTGATGCTGCCTGTGGTGCTGCTGGCTGACGCCCGTGTGGCCCAGGGCTCCATCGGGACGCCTGTCGTCAGCATCTCTGCCTGCTTGTCACTCTTTGGTGATGCCATCCTGTTTGATGGCAGTAACAG CACGGCCCCGGCGCTGCTGGTCCCAGTGCAGAAGCACATCAAAGCTGTCCTACGTGACAAG GTGTGCCTGAGCATCTCCAACCTGGTGCAGGACCTCAATGTGCACCTGGGCACTTTGGTTG GCCTCAACCCTGTGGGTCCAGAGTCCCAGATTCGCTACTCCATGATCAATGCCCCCAACATCACTAATGATTACATTTCCTTGGATATCAAT GCTGTTCTCTTCCTGCTGGGCAAGCCCATCGTCCTGCCCGGGGATGCCACCCCCTTCAGGCTGCCAGAGCATGTGGGCCGCGATGGTGCCATGGCAACCGTGGGCCTCTCCCTGGACCTGTTTGACTCTGCCTTCCTGCTGCTGCAGAAGGCTGGTTCCCTCAACCTGGACATCACGGGGCAGCTG AAGTCGGATGACAATCCTCTCAACACCTCCATGCTGGGCCAGCACATCCCTGAG GTGGCCCGCCAGTTCCCCGAGCCCATGCCTGTGGTGCTCAAGGTGCGGCTCAGCGCCACACCCACGGCCACGCTCCATGCCGACACGGCCACGCTGCGGCTGCAGCCCTTTGTGGAGGTCCTGGCTGTGGCCTCCAACTCAGCGTTCCAGTCCCTCTTCTCCCTCGATTTG GCAGTGAATCTGACCCTCAAGTTCTCTGTGTCCAAGGTGAAGCTTCAGGGGAACACGACTGTGCTCGG GGATATCCAGCACACTGTGGCTGCTTCCAATGTGGGCTTCATTGAT ACGAATCAAATGCACATGCTCATGGGCTCTCTGTTCGAGAAGCCCCTTCTGGACCACCTCAACG CTCTCTTGGGCATAGGGGTTGCCCTCCCCAACATACTCAACCTTCACTACGCCTCCCCTGAAGTCTTTGTTTatgag GGCTACGTCGTGATATCCAGCAGACTCTTCTTCCAGCGCTGA
- the BPIFB6 gene encoding BPI fold-containing family B member 6 isoform X2, producing MLRILFLTLCGLLTRTRADPGALLRLGTDIMNHEVQSALDESHILEKMAAEAGKKRPGMKPIKGITNLKVKDVQLPVITLNFIPGVGIFQCVSTGMTITGKSFMGGNMEIILVLNITATNRLLQDEASGLPVFKSEGCEVILVSMKTKLPSSMPPKVVNKLLDSTLRKVLPTLLCPAIDAVLVYVNRKWANLSASYFQVDFSPVVQLQEGTAIQLAEAGEALELPEGYAEGSSQLLLSATLLTAELALLQKSFNVNVQDKTIGELPSQTTETLAGFIPEVAEAYPKPKPLVTQIRINKPPRVTMKTGKSLLHLHGTLEMFAARRRHKAPVSLFRLETHFNLKIQYSVHENRLQMATSLDRLLSLSRVSSSIGAFREKGLTGLITDYLQEAYVPVINDLLQVGLPLPDLLDMNYNLAELDIVENALVLDLKLD from the exons ATGCTGCGGATCCTGTTTCTGACACTCTGCGGCCTGCTGACCCGCACACGAGCTGACCCTGGGGCACTGCTGCGGTTGGGCACGGACATCATGAACCACG AGGTGCAGAGTGCCCTGGATGAGAGTCATATCCTGGAGAAGATGGCAGCTGAGGCGGGCAAGAAACGGCCAGGGATGAAACCCATCAAGGGCATCACCAA TCTGAAGGTGAAGGACGTGCAGCTGCCTGTTATCACATTGAACTTCATACCTGGGGTGGGCATTTTCCAGTGTGTGTCCACAGGTATGACCATCACTGGCAAGAG CTTCATGGGTGGGAACATGGAAATCATCTTGGTCCTGAACATCACAGCCACCAACCGGCTTCTGCAGGATGAGGCCTCGGGCCTCCCAGTGTTCAAGAGCGAGGGCTGTGAGGTCATCCTGGTCAGCATGAAGACCAAACTGCCAAGCAG CATGCCACCTAAGGTTGTCAACAAGCTCCTGGACAGCACCCTACGCAAAGTTCTCCCTACCCTG TTGTGTCCAGCCATCGATGCAGTCCTCGTGTATGTGAACAGGAAGTGGGCCAACCTGAGTG CCAGTTACTTCCAAGTGGACTTCAGT CCTGTGGTGCAGCTGCAGGAGGGCACTGCCATCCAGCTCGCTGAGGCTGGCGAGGCCCTCGAGCTCCCCGAAGGCTATGCTGAAGGCTCCTCCCAGCTGCTGCTCTCAGCCACCCTCCTCACAGCAGAGCTTGCCCTTCTGCAGAAGTCCTTCAATGTGAACGTCCAGGATAAGACG ATTGGAGAGCTGCCCTCACAAACCACGGAGACACTGGCTGGCTTCATCCCTGAA GTGGCTGAGGCGTATCCCAAGCCAAAGCCCTTGGTGACACAGATCAGGATAAACAAGCCCCCCCGGGTCACCATGAAGACAGGCAAAAGCCTGCTGCACCTCCATGGCACCCTGGAGATGTTTGCTGCGCGGCGGCGGCACAAGGCTCCTGTATCCCTCTTCCGCCTAGAAACT CACTTCAACCTGAAAATCCAATATTCAGTTCACGAGAACCGGCTGCAGATGGCCACCTCTTTGGACAG ATTGCTGAGCCTGTCCCGGGTGTCCTCGTCTATTGGTGCCTTCCGT GAGAAGGGATTGACTGGCTTAATCACCGATTACCTCCAAGAAGCCTACGTTCCAGTCATCAATG ATTTGCTCCAAGTGGGGCTCCCACTTCCCGACCTTCTGGACATGAATTACAACCTGGCAGAGCTGGACATAGTAGAG AACGCCCTGGTGCTGGACTTGAAGCTGGACTGA
- the BPIFB6 gene encoding BPI fold-containing family B member 6 isoform X1 — MLRILFLTLCGLLTRTRADPGALLRLGTDIMNHEVQSALDESHILEKMAAEAGKKRPGMKPIKGITNLKVKDVQLPVITLNFIPGVGIFQCVSTGMTITGKSFMGGNMEIILVLNITATNRLLQDEASGLPVFKSEGCEVILVSMKTKLPSSMPPKVVNKLLDSTLRKVLPTLLCPAIDAVLVYVNRKWANLSVPTPMGQMGSVKYVLTSVPTTTASYFQVDFSPVVQLQEGTAIQLAEAGEALELPEGYAEGSSQLLLSATLLTAELALLQKSFNVNVQDKTIGELPSQTTETLAGFIPEVAEAYPKPKPLVTQIRINKPPRVTMKTGKSLLHLHGTLEMFAARRRHKAPVSLFRLETHFNLKIQYSVHENRLQMATSLDRLLSLSRVSSSIGAFREKGLTGLITDYLQEAYVPVINDLLQVGLPLPDLLDMNYNLAELDIVENALVLDLKLD, encoded by the exons ATGCTGCGGATCCTGTTTCTGACACTCTGCGGCCTGCTGACCCGCACACGAGCTGACCCTGGGGCACTGCTGCGGTTGGGCACGGACATCATGAACCACG AGGTGCAGAGTGCCCTGGATGAGAGTCATATCCTGGAGAAGATGGCAGCTGAGGCGGGCAAGAAACGGCCAGGGATGAAACCCATCAAGGGCATCACCAA TCTGAAGGTGAAGGACGTGCAGCTGCCTGTTATCACATTGAACTTCATACCTGGGGTGGGCATTTTCCAGTGTGTGTCCACAGGTATGACCATCACTGGCAAGAG CTTCATGGGTGGGAACATGGAAATCATCTTGGTCCTGAACATCACAGCCACCAACCGGCTTCTGCAGGATGAGGCCTCGGGCCTCCCAGTGTTCAAGAGCGAGGGCTGTGAGGTCATCCTGGTCAGCATGAAGACCAAACTGCCAAGCAG CATGCCACCTAAGGTTGTCAACAAGCTCCTGGACAGCACCCTACGCAAAGTTCTCCCTACCCTG TTGTGTCCAGCCATCGATGCAGTCCTCGTGTATGTGAACAGGAAGTGGGCCAACCTGAGTG TCCCTACGCCCATGGGCCAGATGGGCTCTGTCAAATATGTCCTGACATCCGTTCCGACCACCACAGCCAGTTACTTCCAAGTGGACTTCAGT CCTGTGGTGCAGCTGCAGGAGGGCACTGCCATCCAGCTCGCTGAGGCTGGCGAGGCCCTCGAGCTCCCCGAAGGCTATGCTGAAGGCTCCTCCCAGCTGCTGCTCTCAGCCACCCTCCTCACAGCAGAGCTTGCCCTTCTGCAGAAGTCCTTCAATGTGAACGTCCAGGATAAGACG ATTGGAGAGCTGCCCTCACAAACCACGGAGACACTGGCTGGCTTCATCCCTGAA GTGGCTGAGGCGTATCCCAAGCCAAAGCCCTTGGTGACACAGATCAGGATAAACAAGCCCCCCCGGGTCACCATGAAGACAGGCAAAAGCCTGCTGCACCTCCATGGCACCCTGGAGATGTTTGCTGCGCGGCGGCGGCACAAGGCTCCTGTATCCCTCTTCCGCCTAGAAACT CACTTCAACCTGAAAATCCAATATTCAGTTCACGAGAACCGGCTGCAGATGGCCACCTCTTTGGACAG ATTGCTGAGCCTGTCCCGGGTGTCCTCGTCTATTGGTGCCTTCCGT GAGAAGGGATTGACTGGCTTAATCACCGATTACCTCCAAGAAGCCTACGTTCCAGTCATCAATG ATTTGCTCCAAGTGGGGCTCCCACTTCCCGACCTTCTGGACATGAATTACAACCTGGCAGAGCTGGACATAGTAGAG AACGCCCTGGTGCTGGACTTGAAGCTGGACTGA